In the Candidatus Baltobacteraceae bacterium genome, one interval contains:
- the rpsP gene encoding 30S ribosomal protein S16, with product MVKIRLRRMGAKKQPTYRFVVADSKSPRDGRFIEILGHYNPRTEPKTLVVDETRAREWLSKGAQPSAPVRRLFAEKGLCERGPIPDTKRAPKNAKAD from the coding sequence ATGGTTAAGATCCGTCTACGGCGCATGGGCGCCAAGAAACAGCCAACGTACCGTTTTGTCGTCGCAGATTCGAAGAGTCCGCGCGACGGCCGGTTTATCGAAATTCTCGGTCATTACAATCCGCGAACCGAGCCGAAGACGCTCGTCGTCGATGAGACACGCGCGCGCGAATGGCTTTCCAAGGGGGCACAGCCGTCGGCTCCGGTCAGGCGTTTGTTTGCAGAGAAAGGTCTGTGCGAGCGCGGTCCGATTCCAGACACGAAACGCGCTCCCAAGAATGCGAAAGCGGACTAA
- the ffh gene encoding signal recognition particle protein translates to MLEALSERLGAIFQRLRSRGRLTESDVGEVMREVRIALLEADVNLSVTKDFVARIRERAVGSEVLTSLTPAQSVVKIVHDELVTLLGGANARLQFADAPPTVIMLVGLQGSGKTTQAGKLAQRLKEGGRRSLLVAADVYRPAAITQLQTLGKQIDISVYDEGAGDPVRIAEHGVAEARRLGIPTVIVDTAGRLQIDDDLMRELERMRAAIAPTEILLVADAMTGQEATNVAKGFNERLGITGVILTKLDGDTRGGAALSIHHVTGAPIKFVGVGEKLGALEPFHPERLASRILGMGDVLTLIEKTQAVYSEEQARELATKLRTQDFTLDDFLGQLRQVRKMGSMGELLKMIPGMSRALPKDVEIDEGELSKIEAIICSMTARERGNPSILNGSRRKRIAQGSGTQVSDVNRLVKQFDASRQMMKQFTGGKRGRRFPMESYG, encoded by the coding sequence GTGCTCGAAGCGCTCTCGGAACGACTTGGCGCGATATTTCAGCGCCTGCGTTCGCGTGGTCGTCTTACTGAATCCGACGTTGGCGAGGTCATGCGAGAAGTGCGCATCGCACTTCTCGAAGCCGACGTCAATCTTTCCGTAACGAAGGACTTTGTCGCGCGCATTCGCGAGCGCGCCGTTGGAAGCGAAGTCCTCACTTCACTAACGCCGGCACAGTCCGTTGTCAAGATCGTTCATGACGAACTCGTCACCTTGCTCGGCGGCGCGAACGCGCGTTTGCAGTTCGCAGACGCACCCCCGACCGTCATCATGCTCGTCGGCCTACAGGGTTCCGGAAAAACAACGCAAGCCGGTAAGTTGGCGCAACGCCTGAAAGAAGGCGGACGGCGGAGTTTGCTGGTCGCAGCGGACGTTTATCGGCCCGCAGCTATTACGCAGCTGCAGACGCTCGGCAAACAAATCGACATTTCGGTTTATGATGAAGGGGCCGGCGATCCGGTTCGCATTGCAGAGCACGGTGTCGCTGAAGCGCGCCGGCTTGGGATTCCGACCGTCATCGTCGACACCGCGGGCCGGCTTCAGATCGACGACGATCTCATGCGCGAACTCGAACGCATGCGCGCGGCAATTGCGCCGACCGAAATCCTGCTCGTCGCAGATGCGATGACGGGTCAAGAAGCTACGAACGTTGCCAAGGGCTTCAACGAGCGTCTCGGCATTACGGGCGTCATTCTTACGAAGCTCGACGGCGATACGCGCGGTGGTGCGGCGCTCTCGATTCATCACGTCACCGGCGCACCGATCAAATTCGTCGGCGTCGGCGAGAAGCTCGGAGCCCTCGAGCCGTTCCATCCGGAACGCTTGGCATCGCGGATTCTCGGCATGGGCGACGTGTTGACCCTGATCGAGAAGACGCAGGCCGTTTATTCGGAAGAGCAAGCGCGCGAGCTCGCGACCAAGCTGCGCACTCAAGATTTTACGCTCGACGATTTTCTGGGTCAGCTTCGTCAAGTGCGCAAGATGGGATCGATGGGCGAGCTGCTCAAGATGATCCCGGGAATGTCGCGTGCGCTGCCCAAAGACGTGGAAATCGACGAAGGCGAGCTTTCGAAAATCGAAGCGATCATCTGCTCAATGACTGCGCGCGAGCGTGGTAATCCCTCGATCCTGAACGGCTCGCGCCGCAAGCGCATCGCGCAAGGCAGCGGAACGCAAGTTTCTGACGTCAACCGGCTCGTGAAGCAGTTCGACGCCTCTCGTCAGATGATGAAACAATTTACCGGCGGCAAACGCGGCCGGAGATTCCCTATGGAGAGCTATGGTTAA
- a CDS encoding acyl carrier protein — protein MSAATGTFDKVKKIIVEQLGVEEGEVTPEASITDDLGADSLDQVELVMAFETEFNIDIPDEEAEKIKTVGDAVTKIDAMSSAGSSS, from the coding sequence ATGTCAGCAGCCACCGGCACGTTCGATAAAGTCAAGAAAATTATCGTCGAGCAACTCGGCGTCGAAGAAGGCGAAGTGACGCCGGAAGCGTCGATCACCGACGACTTGGGCGCGGACTCGCTCGATCAAGTCGAGCTGGTCATGGCATTCGAGACCGAGTTCAACATCGACATCCCCGACGAAGAAGCGGAGAAGATCAAAACGGTCGGCGATGCCGTTACCAAGATCGACGCGATGAGTTCGGCGGGTTCGAGCAGCTAG
- a CDS encoding glucose 1-dehydrogenase, translated as MEFSGRSALITGASRGIGRAIAVEFALAGADLALLGRDQAALEETRAACIEVHPTGKVEILVADVAEPPAVADAVEQTLEHFGRLDFAIANAGQSIDGLILRLRHGDVDRLIDVNLKSAVYLAEAAAKPMLRQRGGSIVFLSSVVGITGNAGQSIYALTKAGLLGLAKSLAKELGSRGVRVNAVAPGYIETAMTTAMPENAKAQYLNTIPLGRPGRPQDVSGVVRFLCSDAAAYITGQTLVVDGGLVTY; from the coding sequence ATGGAGTTCTCGGGACGCAGCGCGCTCATCACCGGAGCAAGCCGTGGAATCGGACGGGCCATCGCGGTTGAATTTGCGCTGGCGGGCGCCGACCTGGCGCTGTTAGGTCGCGACCAGGCCGCGCTCGAGGAAACGCGCGCCGCCTGCATCGAGGTCCACCCGACCGGCAAAGTCGAGATCCTCGTCGCCGACGTGGCTGAACCGCCCGCCGTGGCGGACGCAGTCGAGCAGACTCTCGAGCACTTCGGGCGCCTGGACTTCGCGATCGCGAACGCCGGCCAATCGATCGATGGGCTCATTCTGCGCCTGCGGCACGGCGACGTCGATCGCTTGATCGACGTAAACCTCAAGTCCGCGGTCTATCTGGCGGAGGCGGCGGCTAAGCCGATGCTGCGCCAGCGGGGCGGGTCGATCGTGTTCCTCTCCAGCGTTGTGGGCATTACCGGAAATGCGGGCCAGTCGATCTACGCGTTGACCAAAGCGGGCCTGCTGGGCCTGGCCAAGTCCTTGGCAAAGGAGTTGGGGTCGCGGGGGGTAAGAGTCAACGCCGTCGCTCCGGGCTACATCGAAACCGCGATGACGACCGCTATGCCCGAGAACGCCAAGGCGCAGTATCTTAACACGATTCCGCTCGGCCGCCCCGGAAGACCTCAGGACGTCAGCGGTGTCGTGCGCTTTCTGTGTTCAGACGCAGCAGCATACATTACCGGTCAGACACTCGTGGTCGACGGCGGCCTCGTAACGTACTAG
- a CDS encoding ACP S-malonyltransferase, producing the protein MEARSRAGVIFPGQGSQVVGMGAGVAANSQAARDLFERSAKVVGYDLLALCREGPEDRLRETRFSQPAIFVTNCALAVAANLSPVVSAGHSFGEYCSLVLAGSLLFEDALELVNARGIAMQRAAEMAAGGMSAILGLDSQKIEVAVNQARAEGAGRVSLANFNSPTQIVISGDLAAVRRAGDLCLEAGAKRVVALNVSGAWHSELMQPAVPLFSPVVERARVAMPSFPVISNVDAQAYRDVPHIKENLIKSLTAEVLWHATAMKVIGVDGGIDLVVEFGASPVLVPMLKRLEGVPETDSVSDNAGVLRLQSRLGALTSR; encoded by the coding sequence ATGGAGGCACGCAGCCGCGCCGGGGTTATCTTTCCCGGGCAAGGCTCGCAGGTCGTCGGCATGGGCGCCGGCGTCGCTGCAAATTCGCAGGCTGCACGCGATCTTTTCGAGCGCTCGGCAAAAGTCGTCGGATATGATTTGCTTGCGCTGTGCCGCGAGGGTCCGGAAGACCGTTTGCGCGAGACGCGCTTCAGTCAACCCGCGATCTTCGTAACGAATTGCGCGCTCGCCGTCGCAGCAAACCTTTCGCCGGTCGTTTCGGCCGGACATAGTTTTGGTGAATACTGCAGTCTCGTGCTTGCAGGTTCACTCCTATTCGAAGACGCGCTCGAGCTCGTCAATGCGCGCGGTATTGCGATGCAACGCGCGGCAGAGATGGCAGCCGGCGGCATGTCTGCAATCTTAGGTCTCGATTCACAGAAGATCGAAGTCGCGGTGAACCAAGCGCGGGCTGAAGGCGCGGGGCGTGTCTCGCTCGCGAACTTCAACTCGCCAACGCAAATCGTGATTTCGGGAGATCTGGCGGCGGTTCGCCGGGCCGGCGATCTTTGTCTCGAAGCCGGCGCAAAGCGCGTCGTTGCGCTCAACGTCTCGGGTGCGTGGCATAGCGAGCTGATGCAACCGGCGGTTCCGCTCTTCTCGCCCGTCGTCGAGCGCGCGCGTGTAGCGATGCCGAGTTTCCCTGTTATTTCGAATGTCGATGCGCAAGCGTATCGCGACGTCCCTCACATCAAGGAAAACTTGATCAAGTCTTTGACGGCGGAAGTCTTGTGGCACGCGACGGCGATGAAGGTGATTGGTGTTGATGGCGGGATCGATCTCGTCGTCGAGTTCGGCGCCAGCCCCGTGCTCGTCCCAATGCTTAAGCGGCTCGAAGGCGTCCCCGAAACGGACAGCGTTTCCGACAACGCGGGAGTGCTTCGCCTGCAATCGCGTTTGGGCGCGTTGACCTCGCGCTGA
- a CDS encoding beta-ketoacyl-ACP synthase III — protein MGVRIAGVGHYAPAKVLTNADLEKILDTSDEWITTRTGMKRRHVSAADEATSDLAINAAKEALARANLKPKQIDCYVVATVTPDFAFPATGCIVASKLGCSGKPAFDIEIACSGFIYGLTVVSSLIRAGVYKRVMLIGAETLTKLVNYEDRSTAILFGDGAGAVILEESAVDSFLSADLGSDGTTPETLYLPAGGSRLPITPASLAAHQDKIHMAGREVFKYAVNRMVESSLNALSRANLSPADVSYLIPHQANRRIIDAAAQRLSMPPEKVIVNIHEYGNTSAASIPMALSEAESEGKLKSDDLIVFTGFGAGLSWGAVAWRWAA, from the coding sequence TTGGGCGTACGGATCGCAGGCGTCGGACATTACGCGCCCGCTAAAGTCCTAACGAACGCAGATCTCGAGAAAATCCTCGACACGTCGGACGAATGGATTACAACTCGTACCGGCATGAAACGCCGTCACGTTTCGGCCGCGGATGAGGCCACCAGCGATCTTGCGATCAACGCCGCCAAAGAAGCGCTGGCGCGTGCGAACTTAAAACCCAAACAAATTGATTGCTACGTCGTCGCGACGGTAACGCCCGATTTCGCGTTCCCGGCGACGGGTTGCATCGTTGCCTCGAAGCTCGGCTGCTCCGGTAAGCCGGCCTTCGATATCGAAATCGCTTGCAGCGGCTTCATTTACGGTTTAACCGTCGTTTCGAGCTTGATCCGTGCTGGCGTGTACAAGCGCGTCATGTTGATCGGCGCAGAAACCTTGACGAAGCTCGTCAATTACGAAGATCGTTCGACTGCAATTCTTTTTGGTGACGGCGCCGGCGCCGTGATCCTCGAGGAGTCGGCAGTCGATTCGTTTTTATCGGCTGATCTCGGAAGCGACGGCACGACGCCCGAAACGCTGTATCTTCCGGCCGGAGGCTCACGACTGCCGATCACACCGGCGTCGCTCGCGGCGCATCAAGACAAGATTCACATGGCGGGACGCGAGGTGTTCAAATACGCGGTCAACCGCATGGTGGAATCTTCGCTCAATGCGCTCTCTCGCGCCAATCTTTCCCCGGCCGACGTTTCGTATCTGATTCCGCATCAAGCCAATCGCCGCATCATCGATGCGGCTGCGCAACGCCTCTCAATGCCGCCGGAAAAAGTCATCGTGAACATTCACGAATACGGCAACACGAGCGCGGCGTCGATTCCGATGGCGCTGTCCGAAGCCGAGAGCGAAGGCAAGCTCAAGAGCGATGATTTGATCGTCTTCACGGGCTTCGGCGCGGGGCTTTCGTGGGGGGCCGTGGCCTGGCGCTGGGCGGCCTGA
- the rpmF gene encoding 50S ribosomal protein L32 codes for MANLKWKTPRSKTRSRRAANWKLSAVTAVECPQCHQPKRPHFACENCGTYNGRTVVKPKDEAAGKRG; via the coding sequence ATGGCTAATCTTAAATGGAAGACACCGCGTTCAAAAACGCGTAGCCGCCGCGCGGCGAACTGGAAGCTCTCGGCGGTGACCGCGGTCGAGTGTCCGCAGTGCCACCAGCCCAAGCGACCGCACTTCGCGTGTGAGAACTGCGGCACGTACAACGGCCGCACCGTCGTCAAACCCAAAGACGAAGCAGCCGGTAAGCGCGGCTGA
- a CDS encoding DUF177 domain-containing protein: protein MGSAVNKENTVDVGPLLGPARRTITVDSKIDVPAFDDLRFVGPAHVDLELRGVDRGIQIEGTIDAQAVADCRRCLEEVEIPLHLDVDERIAPGEEADPLSESNVLTGERLDLGDFVRQVTFTALPMGALCSEGCQGLCPQCGRNRNNGACTCPPLGDTDNG from the coding sequence ATGGGTTCCGCGGTTAATAAGGAAAACACGGTCGACGTCGGTCCTCTGCTCGGGCCCGCACGTCGGACGATTACCGTCGACTCCAAGATCGACGTGCCGGCCTTCGACGACCTTCGCTTCGTCGGTCCAGCCCACGTCGACTTAGAGCTCCGCGGGGTCGATCGTGGGATCCAGATCGAGGGAACCATCGATGCCCAGGCCGTTGCGGATTGCCGCCGCTGCTTGGAAGAGGTCGAGATCCCGCTACACCTGGACGTCGACGAGCGGATCGCGCCGGGCGAGGAAGCGGACCCACTTTCCGAAAGCAATGTACTAACCGGCGAACGGCTGGACTTGGGAGACTTCGTTAGGCAAGTAACGTTCACGGCGCTACCCATGGGGGCGCTGTGTTCGGAGGGCTGCCAGGGGCTCTGCCCGCAGTGCGGGCGCAATCGTAACAACGGCGCATGCACGTGCCCGCCACTAGGGGATACCGATAATGGCTAA